A genomic region of Falco rusticolus isolate bFalRus1 chromosome 20, bFalRus1.pri, whole genome shotgun sequence contains the following coding sequences:
- the CAPG gene encoding macrophage-capping protein has translation MYTALPKSGSPFGSDATRPGLHIWRVEKLRPVEVPKATWGTFFSGDAYLVLHNGPDERAHLHLWMGRDSSRDEQGACALLSTQLNALLGERPVTHREVQGNESDVFMEYFPRGITYQEGGVDSAFKPTRPSAGAGPVCKLYQVKGKKNIRASEQDLSWASFNTGDCFILDLGETLFVWCGARCNILERSKAQELAMAIRDGERGGKARLEIVVDGEEPPEMLQVLGPKPTLQEGSPEEDVVADQRNAGAAVLYKVSDMTGRMDLSQVATSSPFSQSLLCSDDCFVLDDSAGRKVYVWKGRKANEQERQAALKVAEEVITRMGHSPRTQVEILPQGHETPLFKQFFTSWK, from the exons ATGTACACTGCGCTCCCCAAAAG CGGTTCCCCCTTCGGCTCCGACGCCACCCGCCCAGGGCTGCACATCTGGCGGGTGGAGAAGCTGCGGCCGGTGGAGGTCCCCAAAGCAACATGGGGCACCTTCTTCTCGGGGGACGCCTACCTGGTGCTGCACAACGGGCCGGACGAGCGAGCCCACCTCCACCTCTGGATGG GCCGGGACTCCTCGCGGGACGAGCAGGGCGCCTGTGCcctcctctccacccagctGAACGCGCTGCTGGGTGAGCGCCCCGTGACGCACCGCGAGGTACAGGGCAACGAGTCCGACGTCTTCATGGAGTACTTCCCGCGTGGCATCACCTATCAG GAGGGAGGTGTGGACTCAGCGTTCAAGCCCACCCGCCCCAGCGCTGGTGCCGGCCCCGTGTGCAAACTCTACCAGGTGAAGGGCAAGAAGAACATTCGGGCAAGCGAGCAGGACCTGAGCTGGGCCAGCTTCAACACCGGCGACTGCTTCATCCTTGACCTGGGCGAG ACCCTCTTTGTCTGGTGCGGGGCCAGGTGCAACATCCTGGAGCGCAGCAAGGCGCAGGAGCTGGCCATGGCCATCCGGGATGGTGAGCGTGGTGGCAAGGCTCGCCTGGAGATCGTGGTGGATGGCGAGGAGCCACCTGAGATGCTCCAG GTGCTGGGCCCCAAGCCCACCTTGCAGGagggcagccctgaggaggacgTTGTGGCCGACCAAAGAAACGCGGGGGCAGCTGTCCTCTACAAG GTGTCAGACATGACAGGGCGCATGGACCTGAGCCAGGTGGCCACAAGCAGCCCCTTCAGCCAGAGCCTGCTCTGCTCCGATGACTGCTTCGTGCTGGACGACAGCGCCGGAAGGAAGGTCTACGTCTGGAAAG GGCGCAAGGCCAATGAGCAGGAGCGCCAGGCGGCCCTGAAGGTGGCCGAGGAGGTCATCACCCGCATGGGTCACTCACCCCGGACACAG GTGGAAATCCTGCCGCAGGGCCACGAGACGCCCCTCTTCAAGCAGTTCTTCACCAGCTGGAAGTGA